A single window of Candidatus Flexicrinis affinis DNA harbors:
- a CDS encoding Uma2 family endonuclease translates to MTADEFDRFALADENSERILEFIDGEVFEVPSNPYASKISMRVGVLIGVYLLRQPIGHLTGEAGGYRVSGDRYAPDVAFVRRDKQEEVATEGYNPVPPDLAVEVEYPTSIKSQRRLEKKLARYAADGTTVWVVYPETREVEVHTPNQPVRIVGIDGALDGGDILPGFTLAVRDIFPDSDAPDVPTSGA, encoded by the coding sequence ATGACTGCTGACGAATTCGACCGCTTTGCATTGGCGGACGAAAACAGCGAGCGCATCCTAGAATTCATCGACGGTGAGGTCTTCGAAGTGCCAAGTAACCCGTATGCGTCAAAGATCTCCATGCGAGTTGGCGTCCTGATCGGCGTCTACCTTCTCAGGCAGCCAATAGGGCACTTGACCGGTGAAGCCGGTGGCTATCGCGTGTCAGGCGACCGGTACGCACCAGATGTTGCATTTGTTCGTCGCGACAAACAAGAAGAGGTTGCGACGGAAGGCTATAACCCGGTGCCCCCGGATCTCGCCGTCGAGGTCGAATATCCGACCAGCATCAAGTCGCAGCGCCGGCTTGAGAAGAAACTGGCACGGTACGCGGCAGACGGCACTACGGTGTGGGTCGTCTATCCCGAGACGCGAGAAGTCGAAGTCCACACGCCTAACCAGCCCGTACGGATCGTCGGCATTGACGGCGCACTCGACGGCGGCGACATCCTGCCCGGATTCACGCTCGCCGTCAGAGACATCTTCCCCGACAGTGACGCCCCAGACGTGCCCACGTCGGGCGCCTAA